A portion of the Pagrus major chromosome 8, Pma_NU_1.0 genome contains these proteins:
- the LOC141001745 gene encoding long-chain fatty acid transport protein 2 has protein sequence MFIWFTVLAGLAILSLSFLKTLFPYLAEDCTYILRSIKLGIRLVKYKKIKPFYSILDCFLDAAKRHPSKIFVKFEGRDYSYGEVDKQSNKVARALQAAAGLKEGDPVALFLANEPSFIWTWLALAKLGCPAALLNFNIRSKSLLHCFSCCGAKVIIASAELQDAVEEVLPTLREQGITVYLLSETCSVQGINTLLDKISLASDEPLSKDLRANVNIRSTALYIYTSGTTGLPKAAVVTHERVWAASFIQAACGITADDIFYINLPLYHSAGFLIGMAGAIERGMTIFLRRKFSASQFWDDCRKHDVTVMQYIGETMRYLCNSPKKDNEKNHKVRFAIGNGVRTDIWSEFLNRFGNIHVRELYAATEGNIGFINYTSKIGAVGRVNFVHRFFFPYTLIKFDIEKEEPVRNSAGLCIEAARGETGLLVGKVTLRSPFVGYAGNKQQTEKKRLRDVLKKGDLYFNTGDLLRFDEENFVYFQDRVGDTFRWKGENVATSEVADILTMVQCVLEANVYGVKVEGHEGRIGMAAVILREGEDFDCSGAYKQVVNYLPAYARPRFVRIQACLEMTGTFKMKKVKLVEEGFNPAHIQDPLYFLDPEQKTYVPLTEEIYRAIASREIKL, from the exons ATGTTCATCTGGTTCACTGTGCTGGCGGGACTGGCGATCCTGTCCCTGTCCTTCCTGAAGACACTGTTCCCTTACTTAGCCGAGGACTGCACGTACATCCTGAGGAGCATTAAACTGGGAATCAGGCTCGTCAAGTACAAGAAAATCAAACCTTTCTACAGCATCCTTGACTGCTTCTTGGATGCAGCGAAGAGGCATCCCAGTAAGATCTTCGTGAAGTTTGAAGGTCGAGATTATTCTTATGGCGAAGTGGATAAACAGAGCAACAAGGTGGCCAGAGCCCTGCAGGCTGCAGCCGGGCTGAAGGAGGGGGACCCGGTCGCCCTGTTTCTGGCCAACGAGCCCAGTTTTATTTGGACTTGGCTCGCTTTGGCCAAGCTGGGCTGTCCGGCTGCTCTGCTCAACTTTAACATCAGATCCAAgtctctgctgcactgtttcTCCTGCTGCGGGGCCAAAGTGATCATCGCCTCCGCAG AGCTGCAGGACGCCGTGGAGGAGGTTCTCCCGACGCTGAGAGAGCAGGGTATCACTGTGTACCTCCTGTCAGAGACCTGCAGCGTCCAGGGAATCAACACTTTACTGGACAAGATCTCCCTGGCCTCAGATGAGCCACTGTCCAAGGACCTCAGAGCCAATGTCAACATCAGGAGCACTGCCCTCTACATCTACACGTCAGGCACCACAG GTTTGCCTAAAGCAGCTGTCGTCACCCATGAGAGGGTTTGGGCAGCCTCCTTCATCCAGGCGGCATGTGGAATCACAGCAGATGACATCTTCTACATCAACCTACCTCTCTATCACAGTGCAGGCTTCCTCATCGGGATGGCCGGAGCCATCGAGAGAG GTATGACCATTTTCCTGAGGAGAAAGTTCTCTGCCTCTCAGTTCTGGGACGACTGCAGGAAGCATGATGTGACAGTGATGCAGTACATTGGTGAAACAATGCGCTACCTCTGCAACTCTCCCAAG AAAGACAACGAGAAGAACCACAAAGTGAGATTCGCCATCGGCAATGGGGTCCGAACAGACATTTGGTCAGAGTTCCTAAATCGCTTTGGGAACATTCACGTCAGGGAGCTGTACGCTGCCACAGAGGGAAACATCGGCTTCATCAATTACACGTCCAAGATCGGTGCAGTGGGGAGAGTCAATTTTGTCCACAGG TTTTTCTTCCCCTACACTTTGATCAAGTTTGACATTGAGAAGGAGGAGCCTGTCAGAAACTCTGCGGGTCTGTGCATCGAGGCAGCCAGAG GTGAGACGGGACTTTTGGTTGGAAAGGTCACTCTGAGGTCTCCCTTCGTTGGGTACGCTGGCAACAAGCAACAGACCGAGAAGAAGAGGCTTCGCGACGTGTTGAAAAAAGGCGACTTGTACTTCAACACTGGAGATTTGCTTCGGTTTGATGAGGAAAACTTTGTCTACTTTCAGGATCGAGTCGGCGACACTTTCAG ATGGAAAGGAGAGAACGTTGCCACATCAGAGGTTGCAGACATTCTCACGATGGTTCAGTGCGTTCTGGAGGCGAATGTCTACGGTGTTAAAGTTGAAG GTCACGAGGGTCGGATCGGCATGGCAGCTGTCATTttgagagaaggagaagatttTGACTGTTCGGGCGCCTACAAGCAGGTCGTCAACTACCTCCCAGCTTACGCAAGACCTCGATTCGTTCGGATtcag GCCTGCCTGGAGATGACGGGGACATTCAAGATGAAGAAAGTAAAGTTGGTGGAGGAGGGATTCAACCCGGCACACATCCAAGATCCTTTATACTTTTTAGACCCTGAGCAGAAGACGTACGTCCCCCTGACCGAGGAGATCTACAGAGCGATCGCTTCCAGGGAAATAAAACTCTAA